From Cucumis melo cultivar AY chromosome 1, USDA_Cmelo_AY_1.0, whole genome shotgun sequence, a single genomic window includes:
- the LOC103499829 gene encoding acetylornithine aminotransferase, mitochondrial produces the protein MASLPSFFRCSSPPHPDFTLFRAPINGGRIRACLSVDLQGPSSSKLQKGELGRSSEEVIDSERNLFVGTYARAPVVLSSGKGCKLYDLEGREYLDMAAGIAVNSLGHGDPDWLQAVIEQANTVSHVSNLFHSIPQVELAKRLVAKSFADRVFFTNSGTEANEAAIKFARKFQRFSHTESNELPPVEFIAFSNCFHGRTMGALALTSKEHYRTPFEPVMPGVSFLPYGDIEAATNLILTGKIAAVFVEPIQGEGGIFSATKEFLLSLRNACNEAGTLLVFDEIQCGLGRSGHLWAHEAYGVYPDIMTLAKPLAGGLPIGAVLVTERVAAAINYGDHGSTFAGSPLVCNAAVSVVDKISDPSFLLSVSRKGEYMRNLLKQKLGGNSHVKEVRGQGLIIGIELDVPAGPLVEACRNSGLLILTAGQGNVVRLVPPLIIAEQELEFAANILLECIHVLD, from the exons ATGGCTtctcttccatctttcttccgTTGTTCCAGTCCTCCGCATCCCGATTTCACCTTGTTTCGAGCTCCCATCAATGGCGGAAGAATCCGCGCCTGTCTTAGTGTAGATTTACAAGGACCCAGTTCGTCAAAGCTTCAAAAAGGGGAACTGGGTCGCTCGAGCGAGGAGGTGATCGATTCAGAACGGAATCTTTTCGTCGGAACTTATGCTCGTGCGCCGGTGGTTCTCTCGAGCGGTAAAGGATGTAAACTGTATGATCTCGAAGGGCGAGAGTATTTAGATATGGCCGCCGGAATCGCCGTTAATTCCTTAGGTCACGGTGACCCCGATTGGCTACAAGCCGTGATCGAGCAGGCGAATACGGTCTCTCATGTTAGCAATCTCTTCCATTCAATCCCTCAG GTTGAACTTGCAAAACGCCTTGTAGCTAAATCGTTTGCGGATCGTGTGTTTTTCACCAACTCTGGCACGGAAGCAAATGAAGCTGCCATTAAATTTGCTAGGAAGTTTCAGAGATTTTCTCATACTGAATCCAATGAGTTACCCCCTGTGGAGTTTATTGCTTTTTCCAATTGTTTTCATGGCAGGACAATGGGTGCTCTTGCCTTAACGAGCAAAGAGCATTACAGAACTCCTTTTGAGCCTGTTATGCCTGGTGTTTCTTTCTTGCCATATGGTGATATTGAGGCTGCAACCAACTTGATTCTCACAGGGAAAATTGCTGCTGTTTTCGTCGAACCCATTCAGGGTGAAGGTGGCATTTTCAGTGCTACAAAGGAGTTCTTGCTTTCCTTGAGGAATGCTTGTAATGAAGCTGGAACTCTTCTAGTCTTCGATGAG ATTCAATGTGGATTGGGTAGAAGCGGTCATCTCTGGGCACATGAAGCTTATGGTGTATATCCAGATATAATGACTCTTGCCAAGCCTCTAGCTGGAGGTCTCCCCATCGGAGCCGTACTAGTGACCGAAAGAGTCGCTGCTGCAATAAACTATGGAGACCATGGAAGCACTTTTGCAGGCTCACCACTCGTTTGCAATGCTGCAGTCTCCGTTGTAGACAAGATCTCAGATCCTTCATTCTTGCTTAGTGTCTCCAGGAAAGGCGAATACATGAGGAATTTGCTAAAGCAAAAACTGGGAGGAAACTCACATGTTAAAGAAGTTAGAGGGCAAGGCCTTATCATTGGAATAGAATTGGACGTGCCTGCTGGTCCTCTCGTAGAAGCTTGTCGAAACTCAGGCCTtctaattttaacagcgggccAGGGGAATGTGGTTCGACTTGTACCGCCATTGATCATCGCAGAGCAAGAACTGGAGTTTGCTGCTAATATTCTTCTTGAATGCATCCATGTACTTGACTGA
- the LOC103499830 gene encoding uncharacterized protein LOC103499830 isoform X1, producing MNVTIHFQTPPHGPIYINLLLSPFPTFFSFRHQIPFPSLSLSLHTFSLITADFTMSDLEWVDVALSDDSLVVDLLLRLNRPPSPPLPLDWSVRQPRSKPILPRHTSDSAARASPTTPLTWSSSGGGGGGGFVDASDAARSKIAGKSEVVATMKRPRKKKTLGELKEEEVLLLKERRSLKDALATLRLSVEKQRAMNGSLKKLKLDLESQQAIEMVVTSAVPGEANSNQPQQLQTPSRSICSTTPIGADASYQLTMPNVSCKLQEIGTLGTVRLLPDLNLPFQEDSSTEALYRMS from the exons ATGAACGTGACCATCCACTTCCAAACCCCCCCCCATGGCCCCATCTATATAAACCTCCTTCTTTCCCCATTCCCCACTTTCTTCTCCTTCCGCCACCAAATCCCATTTCCCTCCCTCTCTCTATCTCTCCATACTTTCTCTCTCATCACCGCCGATTTCACCATGTCTGACCTTGAATGGGTCGACGTCGCTCTCTCCGATGACTCCCTCGTCGTCGACTTACTTCTTCGCCTCAACCGTCCACCCTCTCCTCCTCTCCCTCTCGACTGGTCCGTTCGTCAGCCTCGTTCCAAGCCGATTCTTCCTCGCCACACCTCCGATTCCGCCGCCAGAGCCAGTCCCACCACTCCCCTCACTTGGAGCAgcagcggcggcggcggcggcggcggattCGTCGACGCATCCGACGCCGCAAGATCTAAG ATTGCTGGTAAGAGTGAAGTAGTTGCAACAATGAAGAGgccaagaaagaaaaaa ACATTAGGAGAACTTAAAGAGGAGGAAGTTTTGCTATTAAAGGAAAGGAGAAGCTTGAAAGAt GCCTTGGCTACCTTGAGGCTTTCCGTGGAAAAACAAAGGGCTATGAATGGAAGCTTGAAGAAATTGAAG CTTGATCTCGAATCACAGCAAGCGATTGAAATGGTTGTAACATCTGCTGTTCCAGGGGAAGCAAATTCCAACCAACCTCAACAACTGCAGACGCCATCAAGATCAATTTGCAGCACAACACCCATTGGAGCCGATGCTTCTTACCAATTAACAATGCCAAATGTTTCTTGCAAACTACAAGAGATTGGAACTTTAGGGACCGTTCGTTTATTACCCGATCTTAATTTGCCTTTTCAGGAGGATTCTAGCACCGAGGCCCTATACCGAATGAGCTAG
- the LOC103499827 gene encoding F-box/LRR-repeat protein 14 isoform X2, with product MFLVRMDSLPEVLIWEILNRVKKTVDRNSLALSCKRFHRLDKENRQFLRVGCGLDPADEALTSLCLRFPNLVRIEITYSGWMSKLGKQLDDHGLFILSNHCPSLTDLTLSYCTFITDVGLRNLTSCYKLSALKLNFTPRITGCGIFSIAVGCKNLTVLHLIRCLNVSSVEWLEYFGKLETLEDLSIRNCRAIGEGDLIKLGHSWRKLKRLQFEVDANYRYMKVYDRLAVDRWQKQWISCDDMLELSLVNCIISPGRGLACVLGKCKNLQKVHLDMCVGVRDCDIISLARESRNLRSISLRVPSDFSLPLLANNTLRLTDESLKALAENCSHLESVRISFADGEFPSLSSFSLNGILVLVRMCPVRELSLDHVYSFNDMGLEALCSASYLESLELVRCQEISDDGLQLVSQFPQLQNLRLSKCLGITDDGLKLLVDTYKLESLVVEDCPQISERGVHGAARAISFRQDLSWMY from the exons ATG TTTCTTGTTAGGATGGATAGTTTACCAGAAGTATTGATTTGGGAAATATTGAACAGAGTTAAGAAAACAGTTGACAGAAATTCTTTGGCATTGTCATGTAAGCGGTTTCATCGTTTGGATAAAGAAAACAGACAGTTCCTTCGAGTTGGTTGTGGATTAGACCCTGCAGATGAAGCTTTGACATCTCTGTGTCTTAGGTTTCCCAATTTAGTACGAATCGAGATCACGTATTCAGGTTGGATGTCAAAACTAGGGAAGCAATTGGATGATCATGGACTTTTCATCCTCTCGAACCATTGTCCATCTCTAACCGATCTCACCTTAAGCTATTGCACATTCATCACTGACGTCGGACTTCGGAATTTGACTTCCTGCTACAAGCTTTCAGCTCTGAAGCTGAATTTCACCCCTAGGATCACCGGCTGTGGCATATTTTCAATCGCTGTTGGATGCAAAAACCTCACCGTTCTCCATCTTATTCGATGTTTGAATGTCAGCAGTGTCGAGTGGCTTGAATACTTTGGCAAGCTTGAAACACTTGAAGATCTCTCGATTAGGAACTGTAGAGCAATAGGTGAAGGTGATCTGATAAAGCTAGGCCATAGCTGGCGAAAGTTGAAGCGACTGCAATTCGAAGTAGATGCTAACTACCGATACATGAAAGTTTATGATCGTTTAGCTGTTGATCGATGGCAAAAGCAATGGATCTCATGTGATGACATGTTGGAACTTAGCTTGGTGAACTGCATAATCAGTCCAGGGAGAGGACTTGCGTGTGTGTTGGGAAAATGCAAAAACTTGCAAAAAGTTCACTTAGATATGTGTGTTGGAGTCAGAGATTGTGATATAATAAGTTTGGCTCGAGAATCACGAAATCTCCGCTCCATTTCCCTCCGAGTTCCATCAGATTTTTCGCTTCCATTGTTAGCCAACAACACACTGAGATTAACAGATGAGAGCTTAAAAGCCTTAGCAGAGAACTGCTCCCATCTCGAGTCAGTCAGAATCTCATTTGCAGATGGTGAATTCCCCTCGCTATCTTCCTTTTCCCTCAATGGGATCCTTGTTTTAGTTCGCATGTGCCCCGTTCGAGAGCTCTCCCTCGATCATGTCTACTCCTTCAACGACATGGGGTTGGAAGCCCTCTGCTCAGCCTCCTATCTCGAATCTCTAGAGCTCGTAAGATGCCAAGAGATAAGCGACGATGGCCTACAGCTAGTGAGCCAGTTCCCTCAATTGCAAAACCTACGGCTGAGCAAATGCTTGGGGATCACTGATGATGGTCTGAAGCTGCTGGTCGACACATACAAACTCGAATCATTGGTTGTGGAGGACTGCCCTCAAATCTCCGAGAGGGGTGTCCATGGCGCTGCGAGAGCCATATCGTTCAGGCAAGACCTGTCATGGATGTATTGA
- the LOC103499830 gene encoding uncharacterized protein LOC103499830 isoform X2, with protein sequence MVQQRFSFSPILMNYKLNLVIAGKSEVVATMKRPRKKKTLGELKEEEVLLLKERRSLKDALATLRLSVEKQRAMNGSLKKLKLDLESQQAIEMVVTSAVPGEANSNQPQQLQTPSRSICSTTPIGADASYQLTMPNVSCKLQEIGTLGTVRLLPDLNLPFQEDSSTEALYRMS encoded by the exons ATGGTACAACAACGTTTTTCTTTTAGCCCCATTTTGATGAACTACAAACTAAACTTAGTG ATTGCTGGTAAGAGTGAAGTAGTTGCAACAATGAAGAGgccaagaaagaaaaaa ACATTAGGAGAACTTAAAGAGGAGGAAGTTTTGCTATTAAAGGAAAGGAGAAGCTTGAAAGAt GCCTTGGCTACCTTGAGGCTTTCCGTGGAAAAACAAAGGGCTATGAATGGAAGCTTGAAGAAATTGAAG CTTGATCTCGAATCACAGCAAGCGATTGAAATGGTTGTAACATCTGCTGTTCCAGGGGAAGCAAATTCCAACCAACCTCAACAACTGCAGACGCCATCAAGATCAATTTGCAGCACAACACCCATTGGAGCCGATGCTTCTTACCAATTAACAATGCCAAATGTTTCTTGCAAACTACAAGAGATTGGAACTTTAGGGACCGTTCGTTTATTACCCGATCTTAATTTGCCTTTTCAGGAGGATTCTAGCACCGAGGCCCTATACCGAATGAGCTAG
- the LOC103499827 gene encoding F-box/LRR-repeat protein 14 isoform X1, which translates to MDNYLMTQKFLVRMDSLPEVLIWEILNRVKKTVDRNSLALSCKRFHRLDKENRQFLRVGCGLDPADEALTSLCLRFPNLVRIEITYSGWMSKLGKQLDDHGLFILSNHCPSLTDLTLSYCTFITDVGLRNLTSCYKLSALKLNFTPRITGCGIFSIAVGCKNLTVLHLIRCLNVSSVEWLEYFGKLETLEDLSIRNCRAIGEGDLIKLGHSWRKLKRLQFEVDANYRYMKVYDRLAVDRWQKQWISCDDMLELSLVNCIISPGRGLACVLGKCKNLQKVHLDMCVGVRDCDIISLARESRNLRSISLRVPSDFSLPLLANNTLRLTDESLKALAENCSHLESVRISFADGEFPSLSSFSLNGILVLVRMCPVRELSLDHVYSFNDMGLEALCSASYLESLELVRCQEISDDGLQLVSQFPQLQNLRLSKCLGITDDGLKLLVDTYKLESLVVEDCPQISERGVHGAARAISFRQDLSWMY; encoded by the coding sequence ATGGATAATTATCTTATGACGCAGAAGTTTCTTGTTAGGATGGATAGTTTACCAGAAGTATTGATTTGGGAAATATTGAACAGAGTTAAGAAAACAGTTGACAGAAATTCTTTGGCATTGTCATGTAAGCGGTTTCATCGTTTGGATAAAGAAAACAGACAGTTCCTTCGAGTTGGTTGTGGATTAGACCCTGCAGATGAAGCTTTGACATCTCTGTGTCTTAGGTTTCCCAATTTAGTACGAATCGAGATCACGTATTCAGGTTGGATGTCAAAACTAGGGAAGCAATTGGATGATCATGGACTTTTCATCCTCTCGAACCATTGTCCATCTCTAACCGATCTCACCTTAAGCTATTGCACATTCATCACTGACGTCGGACTTCGGAATTTGACTTCCTGCTACAAGCTTTCAGCTCTGAAGCTGAATTTCACCCCTAGGATCACCGGCTGTGGCATATTTTCAATCGCTGTTGGATGCAAAAACCTCACCGTTCTCCATCTTATTCGATGTTTGAATGTCAGCAGTGTCGAGTGGCTTGAATACTTTGGCAAGCTTGAAACACTTGAAGATCTCTCGATTAGGAACTGTAGAGCAATAGGTGAAGGTGATCTGATAAAGCTAGGCCATAGCTGGCGAAAGTTGAAGCGACTGCAATTCGAAGTAGATGCTAACTACCGATACATGAAAGTTTATGATCGTTTAGCTGTTGATCGATGGCAAAAGCAATGGATCTCATGTGATGACATGTTGGAACTTAGCTTGGTGAACTGCATAATCAGTCCAGGGAGAGGACTTGCGTGTGTGTTGGGAAAATGCAAAAACTTGCAAAAAGTTCACTTAGATATGTGTGTTGGAGTCAGAGATTGTGATATAATAAGTTTGGCTCGAGAATCACGAAATCTCCGCTCCATTTCCCTCCGAGTTCCATCAGATTTTTCGCTTCCATTGTTAGCCAACAACACACTGAGATTAACAGATGAGAGCTTAAAAGCCTTAGCAGAGAACTGCTCCCATCTCGAGTCAGTCAGAATCTCATTTGCAGATGGTGAATTCCCCTCGCTATCTTCCTTTTCCCTCAATGGGATCCTTGTTTTAGTTCGCATGTGCCCCGTTCGAGAGCTCTCCCTCGATCATGTCTACTCCTTCAACGACATGGGGTTGGAAGCCCTCTGCTCAGCCTCCTATCTCGAATCTCTAGAGCTCGTAAGATGCCAAGAGATAAGCGACGATGGCCTACAGCTAGTGAGCCAGTTCCCTCAATTGCAAAACCTACGGCTGAGCAAATGCTTGGGGATCACTGATGATGGTCTGAAGCTGCTGGTCGACACATACAAACTCGAATCATTGGTTGTGGAGGACTGCCCTCAAATCTCCGAGAGGGGTGTCCATGGCGCTGCGAGAGCCATATCGTTCAGGCAAGACCTGTCATGGATGTATTGA
- the LOC103499827 gene encoding F-box/LRR-repeat protein 14 isoform X3, giving the protein MDSLPEVLIWEILNRVKKTVDRNSLALSCKRFHRLDKENRQFLRVGCGLDPADEALTSLCLRFPNLVRIEITYSGWMSKLGKQLDDHGLFILSNHCPSLTDLTLSYCTFITDVGLRNLTSCYKLSALKLNFTPRITGCGIFSIAVGCKNLTVLHLIRCLNVSSVEWLEYFGKLETLEDLSIRNCRAIGEGDLIKLGHSWRKLKRLQFEVDANYRYMKVYDRLAVDRWQKQWISCDDMLELSLVNCIISPGRGLACVLGKCKNLQKVHLDMCVGVRDCDIISLARESRNLRSISLRVPSDFSLPLLANNTLRLTDESLKALAENCSHLESVRISFADGEFPSLSSFSLNGILVLVRMCPVRELSLDHVYSFNDMGLEALCSASYLESLELVRCQEISDDGLQLVSQFPQLQNLRLSKCLGITDDGLKLLVDTYKLESLVVEDCPQISERGVHGAARAISFRQDLSWMY; this is encoded by the coding sequence ATGGATAGTTTACCAGAAGTATTGATTTGGGAAATATTGAACAGAGTTAAGAAAACAGTTGACAGAAATTCTTTGGCATTGTCATGTAAGCGGTTTCATCGTTTGGATAAAGAAAACAGACAGTTCCTTCGAGTTGGTTGTGGATTAGACCCTGCAGATGAAGCTTTGACATCTCTGTGTCTTAGGTTTCCCAATTTAGTACGAATCGAGATCACGTATTCAGGTTGGATGTCAAAACTAGGGAAGCAATTGGATGATCATGGACTTTTCATCCTCTCGAACCATTGTCCATCTCTAACCGATCTCACCTTAAGCTATTGCACATTCATCACTGACGTCGGACTTCGGAATTTGACTTCCTGCTACAAGCTTTCAGCTCTGAAGCTGAATTTCACCCCTAGGATCACCGGCTGTGGCATATTTTCAATCGCTGTTGGATGCAAAAACCTCACCGTTCTCCATCTTATTCGATGTTTGAATGTCAGCAGTGTCGAGTGGCTTGAATACTTTGGCAAGCTTGAAACACTTGAAGATCTCTCGATTAGGAACTGTAGAGCAATAGGTGAAGGTGATCTGATAAAGCTAGGCCATAGCTGGCGAAAGTTGAAGCGACTGCAATTCGAAGTAGATGCTAACTACCGATACATGAAAGTTTATGATCGTTTAGCTGTTGATCGATGGCAAAAGCAATGGATCTCATGTGATGACATGTTGGAACTTAGCTTGGTGAACTGCATAATCAGTCCAGGGAGAGGACTTGCGTGTGTGTTGGGAAAATGCAAAAACTTGCAAAAAGTTCACTTAGATATGTGTGTTGGAGTCAGAGATTGTGATATAATAAGTTTGGCTCGAGAATCACGAAATCTCCGCTCCATTTCCCTCCGAGTTCCATCAGATTTTTCGCTTCCATTGTTAGCCAACAACACACTGAGATTAACAGATGAGAGCTTAAAAGCCTTAGCAGAGAACTGCTCCCATCTCGAGTCAGTCAGAATCTCATTTGCAGATGGTGAATTCCCCTCGCTATCTTCCTTTTCCCTCAATGGGATCCTTGTTTTAGTTCGCATGTGCCCCGTTCGAGAGCTCTCCCTCGATCATGTCTACTCCTTCAACGACATGGGGTTGGAAGCCCTCTGCTCAGCCTCCTATCTCGAATCTCTAGAGCTCGTAAGATGCCAAGAGATAAGCGACGATGGCCTACAGCTAGTGAGCCAGTTCCCTCAATTGCAAAACCTACGGCTGAGCAAATGCTTGGGGATCACTGATGATGGTCTGAAGCTGCTGGTCGACACATACAAACTCGAATCATTGGTTGTGGAGGACTGCCCTCAAATCTCCGAGAGGGGTGTCCATGGCGCTGCGAGAGCCATATCGTTCAGGCAAGACCTGTCATGGATGTATTGA
- the LOC103499827 gene encoding F-box/LRR-repeat protein 14 isoform X4: protein MKFLVRMDSLPEVLIWEILNRVKKTVDRNSLALSCKRFHRLDKENRQFLRVGCGLDPADEALTSLCLRFPNLVRIEITYSGWMSKLGKQLDDHGLFILSNHCPSLTDLTLSYCTFITDVGLRNLTSCYKLSALKLNFTPRITGCGIFSIAVGCKNLTVLHLIRCLNVSSVEWLEYFGKLETLEDLSIRNCRAIGEGDLIKLGHSWRKLKRLQFEVDANYRYMKVYDRLAVDRWQKQWISCDDMLELSLVNCIISPGRGLACVLGKCKNLQKVHLDMCVGVRDCDIISLARESRNLRSISLRVPSDFSLPLLANNTLRLTDESLKALAENCSHLESVRISFADGEFPSLSSFSLNGILVLVRMCPVRELSLDHVYSFNDMGLEALCSASYLESLELVRCQEISDDGLQLVSQFPQLQNLRLSKCLGITDDGLKLLVDTYKLESLVVEDCPQISERGVHGAARAISFRQDLSWMY, encoded by the exons ATG AAGTTTCTTGTTAGGATGGATAGTTTACCAGAAGTATTGATTTGGGAAATATTGAACAGAGTTAAGAAAACAGTTGACAGAAATTCTTTGGCATTGTCATGTAAGCGGTTTCATCGTTTGGATAAAGAAAACAGACAGTTCCTTCGAGTTGGTTGTGGATTAGACCCTGCAGATGAAGCTTTGACATCTCTGTGTCTTAGGTTTCCCAATTTAGTACGAATCGAGATCACGTATTCAGGTTGGATGTCAAAACTAGGGAAGCAATTGGATGATCATGGACTTTTCATCCTCTCGAACCATTGTCCATCTCTAACCGATCTCACCTTAAGCTATTGCACATTCATCACTGACGTCGGACTTCGGAATTTGACTTCCTGCTACAAGCTTTCAGCTCTGAAGCTGAATTTCACCCCTAGGATCACCGGCTGTGGCATATTTTCAATCGCTGTTGGATGCAAAAACCTCACCGTTCTCCATCTTATTCGATGTTTGAATGTCAGCAGTGTCGAGTGGCTTGAATACTTTGGCAAGCTTGAAACACTTGAAGATCTCTCGATTAGGAACTGTAGAGCAATAGGTGAAGGTGATCTGATAAAGCTAGGCCATAGCTGGCGAAAGTTGAAGCGACTGCAATTCGAAGTAGATGCTAACTACCGATACATGAAAGTTTATGATCGTTTAGCTGTTGATCGATGGCAAAAGCAATGGATCTCATGTGATGACATGTTGGAACTTAGCTTGGTGAACTGCATAATCAGTCCAGGGAGAGGACTTGCGTGTGTGTTGGGAAAATGCAAAAACTTGCAAAAAGTTCACTTAGATATGTGTGTTGGAGTCAGAGATTGTGATATAATAAGTTTGGCTCGAGAATCACGAAATCTCCGCTCCATTTCCCTCCGAGTTCCATCAGATTTTTCGCTTCCATTGTTAGCCAACAACACACTGAGATTAACAGATGAGAGCTTAAAAGCCTTAGCAGAGAACTGCTCCCATCTCGAGTCAGTCAGAATCTCATTTGCAGATGGTGAATTCCCCTCGCTATCTTCCTTTTCCCTCAATGGGATCCTTGTTTTAGTTCGCATGTGCCCCGTTCGAGAGCTCTCCCTCGATCATGTCTACTCCTTCAACGACATGGGGTTGGAAGCCCTCTGCTCAGCCTCCTATCTCGAATCTCTAGAGCTCGTAAGATGCCAAGAGATAAGCGACGATGGCCTACAGCTAGTGAGCCAGTTCCCTCAATTGCAAAACCTACGGCTGAGCAAATGCTTGGGGATCACTGATGATGGTCTGAAGCTGCTGGTCGACACATACAAACTCGAATCATTGGTTGTGGAGGACTGCCCTCAAATCTCCGAGAGGGGTGTCCATGGCGCTGCGAGAGCCATATCGTTCAGGCAAGACCTGTCATGGATGTATTGA
- the LOC103500022 gene encoding uncharacterized protein LOC103500022 gives MEELFPSLPEECWELIFNFLLHRRHTHHLESLSLVCKQFFSITNKLRTTLRISDLTIPAIPRIYSRFPNLKRIDLSHFNGVLDGILVGIAQSGLDIESLDISNQKTIPVDDLMVFGSAMQNLRVLVCSKIKLLPDEHLVVIGKAFPNLEELDISYPTNVLGYHNFVEIEGEVTDSGFLALIQRLPRLCKVNLSGITFVTDKSLLALATGCMMLREIVICDCDFITRSGIAKALSQNPNLRSISANWVGMPSIRSDLIQWFDSLQNLTSLVLYDSNISDEVLNSVANSCLSLKKFVLSRCSNFSLSGILLLLYKNLPIEWFGLEAAEFLTDESVKELSEFLPMVKFINLSNCSNLTCSSLFILARNCPALTNINMKNVNLKNEHYTTDFVNSQLMSLDLSENKNLCNEGLGKIASSFPNLELLKLNHCGGITDEGIGEVLSVCTKIRHLELNFCTGIKNIVMKFQLSAMEVLRLQRLLIEDSTLAMVGRRCPSLIHLDLLGCTKVTTEGVMEVVRNCRGLREINIWDCCEIGVGIVPLMVFSRPSLREIVQTNSLLSANLKNFFLSHGCVVYDDGSFWDLKGFS, from the coding sequence ATGGAAGAACTTTTCCCATCCTTGCCTGAAGAATGCTGGGAATTGATCTTCAATTTCCTCCTCCACCGCCGTCACACCCACCATTTAGAATCTCTATCACTCGTCTGTAAGCAATTCTTCTCCATCACCAACAAGCTTCGAACTACACTCAGAATCTCCGATTTAACTATCCCCGCTATTCCCCGCATATACTCCAGATTCCCCAACCTCAAACGGATTGATCTTAGCCACTTCAACGGCGTTCTCGATGGCATTCTTGTTGGAATCGCACAATCCGGATTGGATATTGAGTCGCTCGATATCTCTAATCAGAAGACTATTCCGGTTGATGATCTAATGGTATTTGGATCGGCGATGCAGAATTTGAGGGTTTTGGTTTGTTCTAAGATTAAGTTACTACCTGATGAGCATCTGGTTGTGATTGGTAAAGCGTTTCCGAATCTTGAAGAGCTCGATATTAGTTATCCTACTAATGTTCTCGGTTATCATAATTTCGTTGAGATTGAGGGTGAAGTTACGGATTCGGGGTTTCTCGCTTTGATTCAGAGATTGCCGCGTCTTTGTAAGGTAAATCTCTCTGGAATTACGTTTGTTACTGATAAATCACTTCTAGCTCTAGCAACGGGATGTATGATGCTTAGAGAAATAGTGATTTGTGATTGTGATTTCATTACTCGATCGGGTATTGCAAAGGCCCTGTCCCAGAACCCTAATTTGCGTTCAATTTCCGCAAATTGGGTAGGGATGCCCTCTATTCGTTCCGATCTTATTCAATGGTTTGATTCTTTGCAAAATTTAACTTCTCTTGTTCTTTACGATTCAAATATTTCGGATGAAGTCCTGAATTCAGTAGCAAATTCATGTTTGTCATTGAAGAAGTTCGTTCTTTCACGTTGTAGCAACTTTTCGTTATCTGGAATTTTGTTGCTGTTGTACAAGAATCTTCCGATTGAATGGTTTGGTCTTGAAGCAGCTGAATTCCTAACTGATGAATCTGTAAAGGAGTTATCAGAATTTCTCCCAATGGTGAAATTCATAAACCTTAGCAATTGCTCTAATCTGACCTGTTCCTCCTTGTTCATCCTGGCGAGAAACTGCCCTGCTTTAACTAATATAAACATGAAGAATGTTAATCTCAAGAACGAACACTACACAACAGATTTTGTCAACAGTCAACTAATGTCTCTGGATTTATCCGAGAACAAGAATTTATGCAACGAGGGACTGGGAAAAATTGCTTCCAGTTTTCCAAATTTGGAGCTGTTGAAACTGAACCATTGTGGAGGAATCACAGACGAAGGAATTGGAGAGGTTCTGAGTGTATGCACTAAGATTAGGCATTTGGAATTGAATTTCTGTACGGGAATCAAGAACATAGTGATGAAGTTTCAACTTTCAGCAATGGAGGTACTAAGATTACAGAGATTATTAATTGAGGATTCAACATTAGCAATGGTTGGAAGAAGATGCCCTTCTTTAATTCATCTGGATTTGTTGGGGTGTACAAAAGTGACAACAGAAGGGGTGATGGAGGTGGTGAGAAATTGCAGAGGATTGAGGGAAATTAACATTTGGGATTGCTGTGAAATTGGTGTCGGTATTGTTCCATTGATGGTTTTCTCAAGGCCATCTCTGAGGGAGATAGTGCAAACCAATTCTCTTCTTAGTGCTAATCTAAAGAATTTTTTCTTGAGCCATGGATGTGTGGTCTACGATGATGGATCTTTCTGGGATCTAAAGGGCTTCTCCTAG